Proteins found in one Oscarella lobularis chromosome 16, ooOscLobu1.1, whole genome shotgun sequence genomic segment:
- the LOC136196754 gene encoding ATP-dependent RNA helicase DDX19A-like translates to MHVSFAPKKEGACFFRTTCATQTRSPGKMASSDWSKAVDDQEKSLAAGIKGVQLGAPRTAPKTGEVTQPSAGDWDDEGDTGYKGPEGEEEGDKPTTAAEASLLNKVLHDGLVKAKVSVEVQQKDPNSPLYSVKSFEQLRLSRELLDGIYGMGFNTPSKIQETALPALMADPPCNMIAQSQSGTGKTAAFVLALLNRVDKTNKWPQVLILSPTYELAMQTGEVISKMAKFIPEIKIMFAIKGNKVERGQMVAEQIVVGTPGTVLDFLTRRRCLDPKRIRVFVLDEADIMINVQNFQDQSVRVQRLLKPDCQMMLFSATYSDDVMSFAKKVIPDPIIIRLKKEDETLDNIRQYYTNCQNEEDKFLALSNIYGVVTIGQAMVFCHTRKSASALCEKMKKDGHAVALLTGELTVEDRATILNRFREGKEKLLITTNVCARGIDVEQVTVVVNFDIPVDIYRQPDFETYLHRIGRTGRFGKSGLAINFVDGRRSRENLRKIEDHFGKKIKELRTDDIDEVEKLNEE, encoded by the exons ATGCATGTATCTTTTGCtccaaaaaaagaagggGCGTGTTTTTTCCGCACCACGTGCGCCACGCAGACTCGTAGTCCAGGTAAAATGGCCTCTTCGGATTGGTCCAAAGCAGTCGACGATCAGGAAAAGAGTCTTGCCGCCGGT ATAAAGGGAGTCCAACTGGGAGCTCCCAGAACGGCGCCTAAGACGGGAGAGGTGACTCAACCGAGCGCCGGCGATTgggacgacgaaggcgacacAGGCTATAAAGGCCCAgagggagaagaagaaggag ACAAGCCGACGACTGCCGCCGAAGCGTCTCTTTTGAATAAAGTGTTGCACGATGGATTGGTGAAGGCGAAAGTGTCGGTTGAAGTCCAACAGAAGGATCCCAATTCGCCTCTCTACAGCGTCAAGTCCTTTGAACAGCTTAGACT gtCGAGGGAACTTCTCGACGGCATCTACGGAATGGGATTCAATACGCCGTCGAAGATTCAGGAGACGGCTCTACCTGCCTTGATGGCCGATCC TCCATGTAATATGATCGCTCAATCTCAGTCTGGCACAGGCAAAACTGCGGCATTTGTTTTGGCGCTTCTTAATCGAGTCGACAAGACGAATAAGTGGCCTCAA GTCCTGATCTTATCGCCCACTTACGAATTGGCTATGCAGACTGGAGAAGTCATCTCCAAAATGGCCAAATTTATACCTGAAATTAAGATTATGTTTGCAATCAAAGGAAATAAAG TTGAAAGGGGGCAGATGGTAGCCGAGCAAATAGTTGTCGGAACGCCGGGAACCGTTCTCGATTTTCTGACGAGGCGACGGTGTCTGGATCCGAAGAGAATTCGGGTTTTCGTCCTAGACGAAGCCGACATCATGATCAACGTGCAAAATTTTCAAGATCAATCTGTTCGAGTTCAAAG ACTGTTGAAGCCTGACTGCCAGATGATGCTTTTCTCGGCAACGTacagcgacgacgtgatGTCGTTTGCAAAGAAAGTCATACCCGACCCCATCATAATTcgtctaaagaaagaagacgagacgcTCGACAACATTCGGCAATATTACACCAACTGTCAGAACGAAGAGGACAAATTCTTGGCCTTGTCTAACATCTACGGAGTCGTTACGATAGGCCAGGCAATGGTTTTCTGCCac ACTAGAAAGTCGGCCTCCGCCTTGtgcgagaaaatgaaaaaggacgggcacgccgtcgctcttctcACCGGCGAGTTGACCGTCGAAGATCGTGCGACGATCCTCAATCGTTTTCGCGAGGGCAAAGAGAAGCTGCTCATCACGACGAACGTCTGCGCGCgcggcatcgacgtcgagcagGTGacggtcgtcgtcaattttgaCATCCCGGTGGACATCTATCGTCAGCCCGACTTTGAAACTTATCTGCATCGAATCGGTCGAACGGGCCGGTTCGGCAAGTCGGGCTTGGCGAtcaatttcgtcgacggcagaCGTTCGCGCGAAAACCTGAGAAAAATTGAGGATCATTTCGGAAAGAAGATTAAGGAGCTGCGCaccgacgacatcgacgaggTGGAGAAGCTGAACGAGGAGTAA
- the LOC136196758 gene encoding uncharacterized protein — MGCGASHLAKSEPISAELLTKQGFPIVESSAAIAAREGVHRSSPEPQDDNGLPASNGESDAAKERLKADLRKAKQFQKNFIFDSETNNGSLLPRRPQVENPLVKSRIQASDSQIDFFKKLDQKIEQGPDYISTESDHAEVDEKI; from the exons ATGGGATGCGGCGCATCACATCTAGCCAAATCGGAGCCGATCAGCGCCGAATTATTAACGAAACAAGGCTTTCCAATCG TTGAATCTTCCGCCGCCATCGCCGCTAGGGAAGGAGTCCACCGATCGAGTCCAGAGCCGCAAGACGACAACGGACTTCCTGCGTCGAATGGGGAGAGCGACGCTGCGAAAGAACGTCTCAAGGCAGACTTACGCAAA GCGaaacaatttcaaaagaaCTTCATATTTGATAGTGAGACGAACAACGGTTCTCTGCTTCCTCGGCGACCTCAAGTCGAGAATCCTCTCGTGAAATCTCGAAT TCAAGCGTCTGATTCCCAGATAGacttttttaaaaaactGGATCAGAAAATTGAGCAG GGGCCAGACTACATTTCTACGGAAAGTGACCACGCTGAAGTAGATGAGAAAATTTAG
- the LOC136196925 gene encoding endothelial differentiation-related factor 1 homolog — translation MAETDWDTVTYLRKKAPTASQTRSAKAVNAAQRQGAEIETSKKCKRTIDREEKRLIAEISVNAATNKQKSSARDTAKLDRETEELHHDRVPLDVGRAIMKARGEKKLSQKELATKINEKPNVVNDYEAGRAIPNQQIMSKLERVLGVKLRGKSIGEPLSTKKK, via the exons ATGGCTGAAACGGACTGGGATACGGTGACGTatttgagaaagaaagctCCTACTGCCTCGCAGACACGCTCTGCTAAA GCGGTGAACGCGGCTCAGCGTCAGGGAGCGGAAATAGAAACGAGCAAAAAGTGTAAGCGAACTATCGatagagaagagaagcgTCTAATTGCAGAGATTTCAGTCAACGCGGCGACAAACAAGCAGAAATCGTCTGCGAGAGATACGGCCAagctcgatcgcgaaacgGAAGAGCTTCATC ATGATCGCGTTCCTTTGGACGTTGGACGCGCCATCATGAAAGCTCGAGGTGAAAAGAAGCTGAGTCAGAAAGAGCTTGCCACC AAAATCAATGAGAAGCCGAATGTCGTGAATGATTACGAGGCGGGCAGAGCTATTCCCAATCAGCAGATAATGTCCAAATTGGAACGCGTTCTGG GTGTGAAGCTTCGTGGCAAATCCATTGGCGAGCCGCTGTCCACCAAAAAGAAGTAG
- the LOC136196746 gene encoding uncharacterized protein yields MSGARQRRTTAESEPREPRILWSRDEIADDSSTTDDVSRLGKCAWILFSAACGIACAVVVFALVNPPVFWHLLEDPSRAIVLIKATLPEKWGSSFPGGVDAAGFVDDEVEERTCHKKGDCQWMNGHMKPVGEQRPPTLTIDETTTWPSSSAFYRDYVRRQRPLVMRGVANAWPATKRWPNVTYMRQAYGSTTHFRVEPNKAYTNISYPLQRVMLFDDFLERFETESLYLDSPCAGTRLLDDVVAPECLRCGEFVDGLSSTTFLMSSGNTSSSLHHDGYENLITVFSGTKTILLFNSTAYDLMYGDEFLVHSAISPIEPDAVDLTKYPRFVEAAYGKVVLRAGDTLYIPQYWFHHVRSHGNPNMAFNIWFSTFNYEDGMQDAGINEDFEVGRTIEYFNGRVKMESAEISCRNQIEASLPLSRLFTNVPRNLLVLPIEKPDDFVLATGYKMPALGFGTAGLFGDELAEAVKHAVKVGYRLIDSAQAYDETTVGRAIAESGVDRSSLFLVTKIHPRHLGYESTMKSFAQSLTDLRTDYVDLLLIHAIDCDGYDAEARLRCRPGEPKGTWQESWKALEQLQRDGVARSIGVSNFDVALLEELVDLTSDDVPVSAVQNWFDPYFQDRLVRQFCERHDIVYMGYSTLGTAWVNGGVVDYNPVLSDRTTLAHVAVERDASIPQVVLRWAIDSGVVVIPRSADRVHINTNYMALETVVTKADREQIDGLEGKFRFPEDDAYYAAVLDEDNEGSQNAAIADGESIVFIGSDDGFMYALSAVDGAVRWKFRTTSDLGSTCVVSSDGETVYFGAEDAFIYALSTRNGALKWKYKTGDGVTASPRLDDGTLYCGSLDGRFYALSATDGSLVYSVDLGGAEIWSSAAVTDDAVYVGTMDEGSSASIFALRRRDGSVIWSRAIGAGVWSSPRLVEDEKRYIVVGAQDGAVYALAADDGAILWSYETGHDAVDSSVAIDANSSVGFFGTSGGDVVAVRLATGRKVWRVHVDEGEIVSSPLVVDVDYVCVGTSSGDVVALRASDGDVLWRRRVGGEIVSSPKADLGVVFIGSTNNNVLALDFMNEGAVVWSFTSNGPVVATPSIATIV; encoded by the exons ATGAGTGGTGCTCGCCAGCGACGCACGACAGCAGAAAGCGAGCCTCGGGAGCCGCGAATCCTCTggagtcgcgacgaaatcgctgacgactcgtcgacgaccgacgacgtctctcgCTTGGGCAAGTGCGCGTGGATTCTATTCAGCGCCGCCTGCGGAATCGCctgcgccgtcgtcgttttcgctctcgTAAATCCGCCCGTTTTCTGGCACCTCCTCGAAGATCCGAGTCGCGCGATCGTGCTCATCAAGGCAACGCTGCCCGAGAAATGGGGATCGTCTTTCCCAGGAGGAGTGGACGCAGCCGGatttgtcgacgacgaggtgGAGGAGAGAACGTGCCACAAGAAAGGTGACTGCCAATGGATGAACGGTCACATGAAGCCCGTCGGCGAGCAAAGACCTCCGACACTGacaatcgacgaaacgacgacctGGCCGTCGAGTAGCGCTTTCTATCGCGACTACGTGCGTCGTCAACGACCTCTCGTCATGCGCGGCGTAGCGAACGCGTggccggcgacgaaacgctgGCCCAACGTCACCTACATGCGACAGGCGTACGGTTCGACGACACACTTTCGCGTCGAGCCGAACAAGGCGTACACGAACATCTCCTATCCTCTCCAAAg GGTCAtgctcttcgacgactttctcgaGCGCTTCGAGACCGAGTCGCTCTATCTCGACTCGCCGTGCGCCGGCACGCGtctgctcgacgacgtcgtcgcgcccgAGTGCCTTCGATgcggcgaattcgtcgacgggctCTCGAGCACGACGTTTCTGATGAGCAGCGGCAATACGAGCTCGAGTCTTCATCACGACGGCTACGAGAATCTGATTACGGTGTTTTCCgggacgaaaacgattctcTTGTTCAATAGCACGGCGTACGATCTTATGTacggcgacgagtttctcgtTCATTCGGCTATATCGCCTATCGAGCCGGAtgccgtcgatttgacgaagtatcctcgtttcgtcgaagccGCCTATGGGAAAGTCGTTCTGCGCGCCGGCGACACGCTTTATATACCCCAGTATTGGTTTCATCACGTTCGAAGTCACGGCAATCCGAATATGGCGTTTAATATTTGGTTTTCGACGTTCAACTACGAAGATGGCATGCAAGATGCCGGCATTAACGAAGACTTTGAAGTCGGGAGAACGATCGAGTATTTCAATGGGAGAGTGAAAATGGAATCGGCGGAAATTTCCTGTCGGAATCAGATCGAAGCGTCGTTGCCGCTCTCCCGGTTGTTTACCAACGTTCCTCGGAATCTACTTGTTCTACCGATAGAGAAGCCAGACGACTTCGTCCTGGCGACTGGATACAAAA TGCCTGCTCTGGGTTTCGGTACTGCAGGTCTATTTGGCGACGAACTCGCCGAAGCAGTGAAGCATGCTGTCAAAGTTGGCTACAG GTTGATCGACAGCGCTCAGGCTTACGACGAGACAACCGTCGGTCGAGCAATAGCcgaaagcggcgtcgaccgctcgtcgctcttccTCGTCACCAAAATTCATCCACGTCACTTAGGCTACGAATCGACCATGAAATCGTTCGCTCAATCACTAACCGATCTTCGCACCGACTACGTCGACCTGCTTCTCATCCACGCGATTGACTGCGACGGCTACGACGCCGAAGCGCGACTTCGCTGTCGCCCCGGCGAGCCGAAAGGAACGTGGCAAGAGAGCTGGAAGGCCCTGGAGCAGCTCcaacgcgacggcgtcgcgcgCAGCATCGGCGTGAgcaacttcgacgtcgctcttctcgaggagctcgtcgatttgacgtcggaCGACGTGCCCGTCTCGGCGGTGCAGAACTGGTTCGATCCTTACTTTCAGgatcgtctcgttcgacAATTCTGCGAGCGACACGACATCGTCTACATGGGCTACTCGACGTTGGGAACGGCGTGGGTCAACggaggcgtcgtcgactaTAATCCCGTTCTCAGTGATCGGACGACGCTGgcgcacgtcgccgtcgaacgcgacgcgtcgattcCCCAAGTCGTTCTGCGCTGGGCCATCGACTCCGGTGTCGTCGTTATTCCGCGCTCGGCCGATCGCGTTCACATCAACACGAATTACATGGCGCTCGAGACGGTCGTGACGAAAGCGGATCGGGAGCAAATCGATGGACTCGAGGGTAAGTTTCGATTTCCCGAGGACGATGCCTACTACGCTGCCGTGCTGGACGAAGATAACGAAGGTAGTCAAAACGCTGCTATTGCCGACGGCGAATCTATAGTTTTCATTGGCTCCGATGACGGTTTCATGTACGCCTTGAGTGCCGTCGACGGTGCGGTTCGGTGGAAATTTCGCACGACCAGCGATCTCGGTTCGACGTGTGTCGTCAGTTCCGACGGCGAAACGGTTTACTTCGGCGCTGAAGACGCGTTCATCTACGCGCTGTCTACTCGAAATGGGGCGCTCAAGTGGAAATACAAAACGGGCGACGGAGTGACGGCGTCGcctcgtctcgacgacgggacTCTTTATTGCGGCTCGTTAGACGGTCGCTTCTACGCTCTCTCCGCGACCGACGGCAGTCTCGTATATTCCGTCGATCTCGGCGGAGCGGAAATCTGGTCGTCGGCCGCCGTAACTGACGACGCTGTCTATGTCGGCACGATGGACGAAggttcgtcggcgtcgatttttgctctgcgacgacgagacggttCCGTGATTTGGTCGCGAGCGATCGGCGCCGGCGTTTGGTCGTCGCCGCGTTTGGTcgaggacgagaaacggTATATTGTCGTTGGCGCCCAAGACGGGGCTGTCTACGCGTTGGcagccgacgacggcgcgattCTATGGAGCTACGAGACGGgtcacgacgccgtcgattcgtccGTAGCTATTGACGCCAATTCCAGCGTCGGTTTCTTTGGTACTAGTGGCGgggacgtcgtcgccgttcggTTGGCGACTGGACGAAAAGTTTGGCgcgttcacgtcgacgagggCGAGATTGTTTCGTCGCCACTTGTTGTTGACGTAGATTATGTATGCGTTGGAACGAGCAGTGGCGACGTCGTGGCTCTGCGTGCAAGCGACGGGGACGTCTtgtggcgacgacgcgtcggcgGTGAAATCGTGTCGTCGCCCAAGGCGGACTTGGGAGTCGTCTTCATCGGTTCTACGAATAACAATGTTTTGGCTCTGGATtttatgaacgaaggcgcTGTTGTCTGGTCTTTCACGTCGAATGGTCCCGTTGTTGCGACACCGTCTATTGCAACGATTGTCTAA
- the LOC136196749 gene encoding alpha-L-fucosidase-like, which yields MQLQVGHSSSLASRSSVLMQSTLVLITRPSLLNAAMLRFVALACTLVCAASGVGAASCTQKVPDLSSTSGCYTYDLSALATKIFTATDSNGYNYSASVCADVSTVPAQCKSKPKAPGYQYFNSSCYVLGLLNETMTYPVDPQKSERGVRIVYRGGDLDSDGMDRAMILDFFCDKDVEMMLQSVIEFPPYTYKFVIYSSHACPASMSKTESCPSPKFENNWRSLSFRPTPSWFDDAKFGIFIHWGIFSVPSFRSEWYWHSLMTGSPDFVNFHNKNFGCSGVQPDKFPCTGPPFKYGDFAPMFKAEMYDPDAWAAMFKRAGAKYVVLTSKHHEGWCNFPSPQHWNWNSMDVGPVRDLVGNLTSSVRAQGLVMGLYHSLREWYNPIYIQDNNNSCATTAFVDEILIPTLEDMVNKYQPDVIWADGAGDAPCTHDSTKYWKAPNFISWLYNNGPNRNTVLVNNRWGSGSGGDYNTGGDRFSPGVLQPEKWESCYTIQKSSWGYDRTAPLDHFWNASYLIYQLVSSVACNGNLLLNVGPTHDGRILPAFEDRLTEMGDWLIINGEAIYNTTPYKVQFDTSKKHTWFTSPKLPSGRCNCTTAYAITFEWPDTGNDFVLTQIHSTMTTTITLLGYSGAIKFTQKSDGLHIMPPVLSPSENPSSIAWVYKMTNLMA from the exons ATGCAGCTCCAGGTAGGTCATTCCAG CAGTCTCGCGAGCCGGAGCTCCGTTCTTATGCAAAGTACGTTGGTGCTCATCACGAGACCGTCTCTACTCAACGCCGCTATGCTTCGTTTTGTTGCTTTGGCGTGTACTCTCGTTTGTGCCgcgagcggcgtcggcgccgctTCGTGCACGCAAAAAGTTCCTGAtctgtcgtcgacgagtggcTGCTACACATACGACTTGTCTGCCCTCGCCACGAAGATTTTCACTGCGACGGACAGTAACGGTTACAACTATTCTGCTAGCGTGTGTGCGGACGTGAGCACCGTGCCGGCGCAGTGCAAGAGCAAGCCAAAGGCTCCTGGCTATCAGTACTTTAACAGTTCTTGTTATGTCCTCGGCTTGCTGAATGAGACGATGACG tatCCTGTTGATCCACAGAAGTCTGAGAGGGGCGTCCGCATCGTTTACCGCGGGGGCG ATCTCGATTCTGATGGCATGGACAGGGCAATGATACTCGACTTTTTCTGTGACAAGGACGTAGAAATGATGCTGCAGTCGGTCATCGAGTTTCCACCGTACACGTACAAAT TTGTTATTTACTCGTCTCATGCATGCCCTGCAAGTATGAGCAAAACGGAGTCTTGTCCGTCTCCCAAATTTGAAAACAATTGGAGG agcCTTTCTTTCAGACCAACTCCCAGTTGGTTTGACGACGCTAAATTTGGCATATTCA TTCATTGGGGAATTTTCAGCGTGCCATCGTTCAGATCTGAGTGGTATTGGCATAGTCTTATGACAGGAAGTCCGGACTTCGTTAACTTTcacaataaaaattttgGCTGCAGTGGAGTTCAGCCTGACAAATTTCCCTGCACAGGTCCACCATTCAA ATATGGTGACTTTGCTCCAATGTTCAAAGCCGAAATGTATGACCCAGACGCCTGGGCAGCGATGTTCAAACGCGCTGGAGCTAAAT acgtcgtcttgacgtCGAAGCATCACGAAGGCTGGTGCAACTTCCCAAGTCCTCAG CACTGGAATTGGAACAG catGGATGTTGGACCTGTACGAGATCTCGTTGGCAATTTGACGAGCAGCGTTAGAGCTCAAGGACTTGTTATGGGACTGTATCACAGCCTCAGAGAATGGTACAATCCTATCTACATCCAAGACAATAATAATAGCTGCGCAACAacggcgttcgtcgacgaaatatTGATTCCAACGCTTGAAGATATGGTTAATAAATATCAG CCCGATGTGATTTGGGCTGATGGAGCTGGGGATGCTCCCTGCACGCACGATTCAACGAAGTACTGGAAGGCACCCAACTTTATTAGCTGGCTCTACAACAATGGTCCAAATCGAAATACAGTTCTCGTTAATAACAG GTGGGGTTCTGGATCTGGAGGAGACTACAACACTGGTGGTGACAG GTTCAGTCCTGGAGTTTTGCAGCCTGAGAAATGGGAAAGTTGCTATACGATACAGAAGAGTTCGTGGGGATACGATAGAACGGCAC CTCTTGATCACTTTTGGAATGCGTCGTATCTTATTTATCAACTTGTGTCGTCAGTCGCTTGCAATGG CAACCTTCTGCTCAATGTTGGTCCTACTCACGATGGAAGGATTTTGCCGGCATTTGAAGATCGACTCACGGAAATGGGCGACTGGCTCATT ATAAACGGTGAAGCTATTTACAATACGACTCCTTATAAAGTCCAGTTCGACACCAGTAAAAAGCACACGTGGTTCACTTCTCCAAAG CTTCCATCTGGACGCTGTAACTGTACGACAGCATATGCCATCACATTTGAATGGCCTGATACAG GAAACGACTTTGTTCTGACCCAGATACACTCAACTATGACGACAACGATCACTCTTCTGGGGTACAGTGGCGCAATCAAATTTACCCAAAAATCAGACGGGCTTCACATCATGCCACCTGTTCTGAGTCCCAGTGAAAACCCATCATCTATTGCTTGGGTTTACAAAATGACAAATCTGATGGCCTAA